In the genome of Pseudomonas sp. Teo4, the window GCACCGAAACCATCGACGCCACGGCGGCCCATCGCCCCGACAGCCTGTATGGCGTGAGCAAGTGTTTCGCCGAGGACCTGGGCCGCTACTACTGGGACAAGTTCGGCATCGAGTCGGTGAACCTGCGTATCGGCTCGTCGTTCCCCGAGCCGCTGGACCGTCGCATGCTTGCCACCTGGCTGTCGTTCGATGACTTCGCCCAGCTCACCGAGCGCTCGCTGCTGGCGCCACGGGTCGGGCACATGATCGTCTACGGCATGTCGGCCAACCGCGAAAGCCTGTGGGACAACCGCCTGGCCTCGTCGATCGGCTATGTGCCCAAGGACAGTGCCGACAGCTACCGCGAGAAGGTCCTGGCCGAGCACCCGCCGCTGGACCCGAACGAGCCTGCTGCGCGCTACCACGGCGGCAACTTCGCCGGCGCCGGGCACTTCGAAGACCCGAAATGACCTGCACTGGCCGCAATCGCCGGCAAGCCGGCTCCCACAAGGATCACTGCAGTACCTGTGGGAGCCGGCTTGCCGGCGATGAGGCCGGTACAGGCTCCACACCTTGATCATCGCAACACAGACAAGAGTGCATCCCATGGCTTCTACCGCTAAACAACAGAACTACGATGTGGTGATCGTCGGCGGCGCGGTCAACGGCAGCGCCACTGCGTATTTCCTGGCCAACAACCCGGACTTCAAAGGCTCGGTGCTGGTCATCGAACGTGACTGGACCTACAACAAGTCGGCCACCGCGCTGTCGAGCAGCTCGATCCGCCAGCAATTCTCCAACCCGATCAACATCGAAATCTCCAAGTTCGGCGCCGAGTTCGTGCGCAACTTCCCCGAGGTGATGGAGGTGGATGGCGACCGCCCGGACCTGGCCTTCCATGAGAACGGCTACCTGTTCCTCGGCGAGGACAAAGGCTACGAGGTGCTGCGTCGCCTGCATGACACCCAGGTGTCCCACGGCGCCGACGTGCATCTGCTCGACCCCGAGCAGCTCAAGCGCAAGTTCCCCTGGGTCAACATCGACAGCCTCGCTGGCGCCAGCTATGGCCAGAGCGGCGAGGGCTGGTTCGACAGCCTGGGGATGCTTCAGGGCTTCCGGCGCAAGGCGCGTTCGATGGGTATCGAGTACATCGAGAACGAAGTGGTCGCTATCCAGCGTGAAGGCGACCGCATCACTGGCGTGCAGCTGGCCAGTGGCGAGCGCATCGGTTGCGGCTTGCTGGTCAACTGTGCCGGCACCCGTGGCACCAAGGTGGCGCGCATGGCTGGCCTGGACATTCCGGTGGAGCCGCGCCGTCGTTCGCTGTTCGTGTTCGACTGCCGCACGCCGCTGGAAGGCACCGTGCCGCTGACCATCGACCCGACCGGTGTGTTCTTCCGCCCTGAAGGCAAGTTCTACCTGGGCGGCACCTACCCGAAAAACGACCCGGAAGTGGACTTTGAAGACTTCGACGTACTGCACGACGAGTTCGATGAAGAGGTCTGGCCGATTCTCGCCGAGCGCGTGCCAGCCTTCGAAGGTATCAAGGTGGTGAACTTCTGGGCCGGGCACTACGACTTCTGCGTACTCGACCACAACGCCATCGTCGGCCCGCACAACGAGGTGAGCAACTTCCTGTTCTGCAACGGCTTCAGCGGCCATGGCCTGCAGCAGGCGCCGGCCATCGGCCGTGGTCTGTCCGAGCTGATCACCTATGGCGGCTACCGTTCGCTCGACCTGGGCGCGCTGTCCTACCAGCGGGTGATCGACAACAAGCCGTTCCTGGAAGACTCGGTCATCTGACCGCACCGCCTGAGGAGAACAACAATGAGCAAGGCTGATGTGAAGCGCAGTGGCGGCCAGGTACTGGTCGATGCACTGCGGGTAAACGGCGTCGAGCGCGCCTTCTGTGTGCCGGGCGAAAGCTACCTGGCGGTGCTCGATGCGCTGCACGACGTACAGGATGAGATCGACCTGATCGTCTGTCGCCAGGAGGGCGGGTCGGCCTACATGGCCGAGGCCTATGGCAAGCTGACCGGCAAGCCGGGTATCTGCATGGTCACCCGTGGCCCTGGTGCCACCAACGCTTCGGTGGGGGTGCACACCGCGTTCCAGGACTCGACGCCGATGATTCTGTTCATTGGCCAGGTGGCCCGTGACCAGATCGAGCGCGAGGCTTTCCAGGAGGTCGATTACCGCCGCATGTTTGGTCAGATGGCCAAGTGGGTGGTGCAGATCGACGACGCGGCGCGCATCCCTGAGTTGGTCAACCAGGCCTTCCAGCGCGCCATCAGTGGTCGTCCAGGCCCCGTGGTGGTGGCCCTGCCGGAAGACATGCTCACCGACCTGGTCCAGGTGCCGGACGCACGTCCCGCACAGCGCGTCGAAGCGGCGCCGGCCCCTGAAGCGCTGACTGAGCTGCAACAGTTGCTGGGCAAAGCGAGCAAGCCGCTGGTGATTGCCGGTGGCGGCGGCTGGAACGCTGCGGCCGTGGCTGACCTCAAGCGTTTCGTGCAAGCGCAGAACCTGCCGCTGGCGGCCTCGTTCCGTTGCCAAGACTTGTTCGACAACACCGACCCGCACTATGCCGGTGACCTCGGTCTGGCCGCTGGGCCCGTGCTGGTCGATGCGGTGAAACAGTCCGACCTGCTGATCGTAGTCGGTGCCCGCCTGGGCGAGATGACTACCGGCGGTTACGCGCTGGTAGATATCCCGACGCCCAAACAGGCACTGGTGCATGTGCACGCCAGCGCCGAGGAGATCGGCCGTGTGTACCAGCCGACCCTGGGCATCAACGCCGGCCCCGCCAGCTTCCTGTCGCAGGCAGCAGCACTGCCGGCTGTAAAGCCTGAAGCCTTCGCCGACTGGACCGCGAGCCTGAACAGCGGCTATCGCGGCAACTTCGAAACCCCGCGCTCGCCCGGCGATGTGCAGATGAGCGAAGTGATCGCCTGGCTGAACAAGACCCTGCCCGCCGACAGCATCCTCACCTGCGGCGCCGGCAACTACACCGGCTGGGTGCACCGTGGTTACCAGCATCGCGCCTTCCGCACGCTGCTGGGGCCAACCAACGGTTCGATGGGGTACGGCGTGCCGGCGGCGGTGGCGGCCAAGCTCACCTATCCGCAGCGTACCGTGGTGGCGTTCGCCGGTGATGGCTGCTTCATGATGAATGGCCAGGAGCTGGCCACGGCGATGCACTACGATGCCCGGCTGATCACCATCGTGGTCAACAACGGCATGTACGGCACCATCCGCATGCACCAGGAGCGCAGCTACCCGGGCCGGGTCTCCGGCACCGAGCTGCACAACCCGGACTTCGCCGCACTGGCTCGTGCCTACGGCCTGCATGGCGAGACGGTGACGCGCACCGAAGACTTCGCCGCCGCCTTCGAGCGCTGCCAGGCGTCGGGCAAGCCGGCGCTGATCGAAGTGCAGGTCGACCCCGAAGCCCTGACCCCGCGTATGACCCTCAGCCAGATCCGCGACAAGGCCCTGCAAGCCAAGCGCTGATTTCGCCTCAGGTGGGGCGCGGTCCGGCCCCACCTTTTTTCTTCTTCGAACGAGCCAATCGACATGAAACTTGCCGATCACGACCTGCTGCGTGAAGTTTGCTATATCGACGGAAAATGGCTGGCGGCCGACAGCGGTCGCCACATCGAGGTGACCAACCCGGCCACCGGGCAATTGCTCGGTACGGTGCCACGCATGGGCGCGGACGAGACCCGCCGCGCCATTGCCGCCGCCGAGCGTGCCTTGCCGGCCTGGCGTGCCCTGGCCGCCAAGGAACGTGCCGCGCGGCTACAGGCCTGGTTCAGGCTGATCCTCGAGCACCAGGAGGACCTGGCGCGGATCATGACCGCCGAGCAGGGCAAGCCGCTGGCTGAGTCCCGTGGCGAAATCGCCTTTGCCGCCGCCTATGTTGAGTTCTATGCCGAAGAAGGCAAGCGCATCTACGGCGATGTCATTCCCTCACCGGCCGCCGACCGCCGCCTGATCGTCACCAAGGAGCCGATAGGCGTCTGCGCGGCGATCACCCCGTGGAACTTCCCGGCGGCGATGATCACCCGTAAGGCCGCGCCAGCGCTGGCCGCTGGCTGTACCCTGGTGCTCAAGCCAGCCTCGCAGACGCCGTTCAGTGCCTTGGCGCTGTGCGTGCTGGCCGAGCGTGCCGGCATTCCTGCCGGGGTGCTCAGCGTGGTCACGGGTGACTCGGCGGCCATTGGCGGTGAGCTGACCGCCAGCCCGACCGTGCGCAAGCTGTCATTCACCGGTTCCACGCCAATCGGCATCCAGCTGCTGCAGCAGTCGGCGGCGACGGTGAAGAAGGTGACCATGGAGCTAGGCGGTAACGCACCTTTTATCGTGTTCGACGATGCCGACCTTGAGAAGGCGGTGGAAGGTGCGCTGATCGCCAAATTCCGCAACAGCGGACAGACCTGCGTGTGCGCCAACCGGTTCTACGTGCAGAACGGTATCTACGAGCGCTTCGTGGCGCGCTTTGCCGAGCGGGTGAATGAACTGGTGGTGGGGCATGGCGATGAGCCGGGCACACAGGTCGGGCCGATGATCGACGGGCGTGCTGCGGCGGGTGTCGAGCGTCTGGTGGGCGAGGCCGTGGAAGCGGGCGCCCGTGTTGTCACAGGTGGGCGTCGACATGCCCTGGGCGAAGCGTTCTTCGAACCGACTTTGCTGGCGGACGTGACGCCGGACATGCGCGTGGCGCGCGAGGAGATCTTCGGGCCGGTGGCGCCGATGTTCCGCTTCAGGGTCGAGGAAGAGGTCATTGCCCACGCCAACGACACCGAGTTCGGGTTGGCCTGCTATGTGTACACCCGGGATGTCGGGCGCGTGTGGCGAGTGTCCGAGGCGCTGGAATATGGGATGGTCGGGGTCAACGTCGGCGTGGTGGCGACCGAGGTGGCGCCGTTTGGTGGGGTGAAGGCTTCGGGGTTGGGCAGGGAAGGGTCGCGCTACGGGATCGAGGATTACCTTGAGATCAAGTATGTCTGCTTAGGGCTGTAGGGCCTGTACTGGCCTCATCGCCGGCAAGCCGGCTCCTGCAGGTATCGCAGGGTACCTGTGGGAGCAACTGTCTTGTGTTGCCTGTACCGAACTCATCGCCGGCAAGCCGGCTCCCACAGGTGTTGCGGTGGTCTCAAGGTTGTCGCGGTTCATGTGGGAGCTGGCTTGCCGGCGATGAGGCCGGAACTGACTCAACCCTTGCTGTCGAGCAACCGCTGATACCGCGACAGGCTCTCTTCCAGATGCTTGCGCAGCGCCGTGCGCGCGCTGTTCATGTCGCCCATGCTGATGGCCGAAAGAATCGCGCCATGCTCGCGGCCGATCTTCTTGATGTGCGCCAGGCGGTTCTTGCCGCTGACCTGGCTGTGCTTGAGGTTCAGGTCGAGGATGATGTCCGGTCCCAAGGCTTCGAGCAATTGCGTGAAGTGCGGGTTGTTGGTGGCCCGGGCAATCGCCAGGTGGAACTCGAAGTCGGCCTTGGCTTCTTCTTCCAGGCTCGAACCATCCAGCGCGTTGAAGCGGTCGAACGCTTCGGTGATCTGCGCCATGCTGGTGGGGCTGCGTCGTTCAGCGGCGCGGGCCACCGATTCGGTCTCGATCCCCAGGCGCAGTTCCAGAATCTGCGCGGCGGCGCGCACGTCGTCTACCACGCTGTCGATGGCGAAGCCGATGCGTTTGACGTCCTGTTCGACCACGAACACACCGACGCCCTGGCGTGCCACCAGGCGCCCACCCAGGCGCAGGGACGCCACCGC includes:
- a CDS encoding thiamine pyrophosphate-binding protein → MSKADVKRSGGQVLVDALRVNGVERAFCVPGESYLAVLDALHDVQDEIDLIVCRQEGGSAYMAEAYGKLTGKPGICMVTRGPGATNASVGVHTAFQDSTPMILFIGQVARDQIEREAFQEVDYRRMFGQMAKWVVQIDDAARIPELVNQAFQRAISGRPGPVVVALPEDMLTDLVQVPDARPAQRVEAAPAPEALTELQQLLGKASKPLVIAGGGGWNAAAVADLKRFVQAQNLPLAASFRCQDLFDNTDPHYAGDLGLAAGPVLVDAVKQSDLLIVVGARLGEMTTGGYALVDIPTPKQALVHVHASAEEIGRVYQPTLGINAGPASFLSQAAALPAVKPEAFADWTASLNSGYRGNFETPRSPGDVQMSEVIAWLNKTLPADSILTCGAGNYTGWVHRGYQHRAFRTLLGPTNGSMGYGVPAAVAAKLTYPQRTVVAFAGDGCFMMNGQELATAMHYDARLITIVVNNGMYGTIRMHQERSYPGRVSGTELHNPDFAALARAYGLHGETVTRTEDFAAAFERCQASGKPALIEVQVDPEALTPRMTLSQIRDKALQAKR
- a CDS encoding FadR/GntR family transcriptional regulator, with protein sequence MNASLGTRRANLAETVIQELSSRIDNGTYGPGDKLPSEQELCKQFNVSRPVIREAVASLRLGGRLVARQGVGVFVVEQDVKRIGFAIDSVVDDVRAAAQILELRLGIETESVARAAERRSPTSMAQITEAFDRFNALDGSSLEEEAKADFEFHLAIARATNNPHFTQLLEALGPDIILDLNLKHSQVSGKNRLAHIKKIGREHGAILSAISMGDMNSARTALRKHLEESLSRYQRLLDSKG
- a CDS encoding FAD-dependent oxidoreductase, yielding MASTAKQQNYDVVIVGGAVNGSATAYFLANNPDFKGSVLVIERDWTYNKSATALSSSSIRQQFSNPINIEISKFGAEFVRNFPEVMEVDGDRPDLAFHENGYLFLGEDKGYEVLRRLHDTQVSHGADVHLLDPEQLKRKFPWVNIDSLAGASYGQSGEGWFDSLGMLQGFRRKARSMGIEYIENEVVAIQREGDRITGVQLASGERIGCGLLVNCAGTRGTKVARMAGLDIPVEPRRRSLFVFDCRTPLEGTVPLTIDPTGVFFRPEGKFYLGGTYPKNDPEVDFEDFDVLHDEFDEEVWPILAERVPAFEGIKVVNFWAGHYDFCVLDHNAIVGPHNEVSNFLFCNGFSGHGLQQAPAIGRGLSELITYGGYRSLDLGALSYQRVIDNKPFLEDSVI
- a CDS encoding NAD-dependent succinate-semialdehyde dehydrogenase yields the protein MKLADHDLLREVCYIDGKWLAADSGRHIEVTNPATGQLLGTVPRMGADETRRAIAAAERALPAWRALAAKERAARLQAWFRLILEHQEDLARIMTAEQGKPLAESRGEIAFAAAYVEFYAEEGKRIYGDVIPSPAADRRLIVTKEPIGVCAAITPWNFPAAMITRKAAPALAAGCTLVLKPASQTPFSALALCVLAERAGIPAGVLSVVTGDSAAIGGELTASPTVRKLSFTGSTPIGIQLLQQSAATVKKVTMELGGNAPFIVFDDADLEKAVEGALIAKFRNSGQTCVCANRFYVQNGIYERFVARFAERVNELVVGHGDEPGTQVGPMIDGRAAAGVERLVGEAVEAGARVVTGGRRHALGEAFFEPTLLADVTPDMRVAREEIFGPVAPMFRFRVEEEVIAHANDTEFGLACYVYTRDVGRVWRVSEALEYGMVGVNVGVVATEVAPFGGVKASGLGREGSRYGIEDYLEIKYVCLGL
- a CDS encoding NAD(P)-dependent oxidoreductase, with amino-acid sequence MSKPFKRLLITGAAGRLGSVLRKHLAAFADELRLTDIADMGPAAPHEQIIRCDLGNFDDVLPLADGVDAIVHAGGVPVEDTFQNILNGNIVGTYNIYEAARRSGVKRVVYTSSNHAIGFYERTETIDATAAHRPDSLYGVSKCFAEDLGRYYWDKFGIESVNLRIGSSFPEPLDRRMLATWLSFDDFAQLTERSLLAPRVGHMIVYGMSANRESLWDNRLASSIGYVPKDSADSYREKVLAEHPPLDPNEPAARYHGGNFAGAGHFEDPK